From Myxococcales bacterium, the proteins below share one genomic window:
- a CDS encoding gliding motility protein, which produces MPTLNPHTRELSFKLVFYGPGLGGKTTTLKTLFASTKPENRGKLVSVATQQDRTLHFDFLPLRVPRVRGMTVRLQLYTVPGQLYYGATRKLLLSGVDGIVFVADSQEGRIEPNQESLDDLRQNLEELKRPLERIPHTFHWNKRDLPDAVPVDELERRFNPHGAPSLETIATSGEGVFEGLERITRLVLKAHEGDELDARPLLGIMDDAGGIAGVLKSMVDGPPRPSRPSDKPDAQGTSPASSPTESPPPAVRADAPAPEEPSSRLPSTVSVTEDLDLDPLPILPRPPPEPKAPFATTEGGTALSAKSPLEEDLPSAEPISEPPPVPSAPIGEAGPGFSFRALFSGSDSERRAVELAEAHLARSDAHAAILSCDVVLSRVFAAVGAHVGASPSPLEPAHVAFLLGLEGPRYAAFRGAVRAARRGEPVTLRHAFDAYLVVLEASRLRDRLRSPR; this is translated from the coding sequence ATGCCGACGCTGAACCCGCACACCCGTGAGCTGTCGTTCAAGCTCGTCTTCTACGGCCCCGGCCTCGGTGGCAAGACCACCACGCTGAAGACGCTCTTCGCTTCCACGAAGCCCGAAAACCGCGGGAAGCTCGTGAGCGTCGCCACGCAGCAGGACCGAACGCTGCACTTCGATTTTCTGCCGCTGCGCGTCCCGCGGGTCCGTGGAATGACCGTGCGCCTGCAGCTCTACACGGTTCCGGGGCAGCTCTATTACGGGGCCACGCGCAAGCTCCTTCTCTCCGGGGTCGACGGGATCGTGTTCGTCGCCGACTCGCAAGAGGGGCGCATCGAGCCGAACCAAGAGTCCCTCGACGACCTTCGGCAGAACCTCGAGGAGCTGAAGCGGCCGCTCGAGCGCATCCCTCACACGTTCCACTGGAACAAACGCGACCTGCCGGATGCGGTCCCGGTCGACGAGCTCGAGCGCCGGTTCAACCCGCACGGTGCGCCGTCGCTCGAGACGATCGCGACCTCGGGCGAAGGCGTCTTCGAGGGGCTCGAGCGCATCACGCGCCTCGTGCTGAAGGCCCACGAAGGTGACGAGCTCGACGCCCGTCCGCTCCTCGGCATCATGGACGACGCGGGCGGAATCGCTGGCGTCCTCAAGTCGATGGTCGACGGTCCGCCTCGCCCCTCGCGGCCGAGCGACAAGCCCGACGCGCAAGGAACCTCGCCCGCTTCGAGCCCCACGGAGTCTCCGCCTCCCGCCGTTCGTGCCGACGCCCCGGCCCCCGAAGAGCCGTCGTCGCGCCTCCCGTCGACCGTGTCGGTGACCGAGGATCTCGACCTCGATCCCTTGCCGATCCTCCCGCGTCCGCCTCCGGAGCCCAAGGCTCCTTTTGCGACCACCGAAGGGGGGACCGCCCTCTCCGCGAAGTCGCCCTTGGAGGAGGACCTCCCGTCGGCAGAGCCCATCTCCGAGCCGCCGCCCGTGCCGAGCGCTCCCATCGGCGAGGCCGGCCCGGGCTTCTCGTTCCGCGCGCTCTTCTCAGGGTCGGACTCGGAGCGTCGCGCGGTCGAGCTCGCCGAGGCGCACCTCGCGCGGAGCGACGCACACGCCGCGATCCTCTCGTGCGACGTCGTGCTCTCGCGCGTCTTCGCGGCCGTGGGGGCGCACGTCGGAGCCTCGCCGTCTCCGCTCGAGCCCGCCCACGTGGCGTTCCTCCTCGGCCTCGAGGGCCCTCGGTATGCGGCCTTCCGTGGCGCCGTCAGGGCCGCGAGGCGAGGCGAGCCCGTGACGCTGCGCCACGCCTTCGATGCCTACCTCGTCGTCCTCGAGGCGAGCCGCCTGCGGGATCGCTTGCGCTCTCCTCGGTAG
- a CDS encoding SUMF1/EgtB/PvdO family nonheme iron enzyme — protein sequence MGTKGEENVARAEPGAGEPGASDGPSRLAPLDGDGHESAVIATNGLKLTTTPAPSDPGDSRCPEGMVEVDGEYCPALEQRCLRWLDPETKLRCAEFAPTGPCQAKTVHKHFCMDRYEFPNKAGEKPQVGATWYESRDACKAQGKRLCNDSEWTLACEGQERLPYPYGYARNAEACNIDKPHPKPDENAMFDPKRRAAEFARLDQRDPSGSREACVSPYGVVDMAGNVDEWVVNESGTPYKSGSKGGYWGPVRTRCRPMTTAHYEHFSFYQLGFRCCKDAAADEAAPAAKAPAHATGPSLAKKPAPPSMPGS from the coding sequence GTGGGCACCAAAGGGGAGGAGAACGTCGCGCGGGCCGAGCCCGGGGCAGGTGAGCCCGGCGCGTCCGACGGTCCAAGTCGCCTCGCGCCGCTCGACGGCGATGGGCACGAGAGCGCCGTCATCGCGACGAACGGGCTCAAGCTGACCACCACGCCCGCGCCGAGCGATCCCGGGGACAGCCGCTGCCCCGAGGGGATGGTCGAGGTCGACGGGGAGTATTGCCCGGCCCTCGAGCAGCGCTGCCTCCGTTGGCTCGATCCCGAGACCAAGCTGCGCTGCGCCGAGTTCGCCCCCACCGGGCCGTGCCAGGCCAAGACGGTGCATAAGCACTTCTGTATGGACCGGTACGAGTTCCCCAACAAAGCGGGCGAGAAGCCGCAGGTGGGCGCGACCTGGTACGAGTCCCGCGACGCGTGCAAGGCGCAGGGAAAGCGGCTCTGCAACGACAGCGAGTGGACGCTCGCCTGCGAGGGCCAAGAGCGCCTCCCGTACCCGTACGGCTACGCGCGCAACGCCGAGGCGTGCAACATCGACAAGCCTCACCCGAAGCCCGACGAGAACGCCATGTTCGACCCGAAGCGGCGCGCCGCCGAGTTCGCGCGGCTCGATCAGCGTGATCCTTCCGGGTCCCGCGAGGCGTGCGTCAGCCCCTACGGCGTCGTCGACATGGCGGGCAACGTGGACGAGTGGGTCGTGAACGAGAGCGGCACGCCCTACAAGAGCGGCTCGAAGGGCGGCTACTGGGGCCCCGTGCGCACGCGGTGCCGCCCGATGACCACGGCCCACTACGAGCACTTCTCGTTTTACCAGCTCGGCTTTCGCTGCTGCAAAGACGCGGCGGCCGACGAGGCCGCGCCGGCCGCCAAAGCGCCTGCGCACGCGACCGGGCCTTCGCTCGCGAAGAAGCCCGCGCCGCCCTCGATGCCCGGCTCCTGA
- a CDS encoding serine/threonine protein kinase — translation MAENVPMDEGGDEPGALSPGMRLGRYELLVAIARGGMARVWAARQHGQRGFTKLVAIKTILPHLAREPEFERMFLDEARIASNVHHPNVCDTYELGEENGVLYLAMEWVNGDSLSRVLRPNSAETQVLDYRVVARIVADACAGLHAAHELCGEDGRPLQVVHRDFSPHNILVSADGNVKVADFGVAKALGQLHENTTAGQIKGKLAYMAPEQVAGIVDRRSDVFSAGCVLYEATCGIAPFRADNDMQIMHNLMSGNYVRPTQRVPTYPAGLDRIVATALAADPKLRFQTAEQLRVALEEWLARSGPVVTQANVAQALRARIGDRIDRRKERIRAAQAASPTADDSQAISSVARSFPGPASGSGVQLRGDLSSPGYGSQPSHPSHLSHPSQVSHLSHASLAGYGPPSVGAGMGPMPPPVADGDGKYNVIGGIAIGAIVAIVLGMGGYFAIVRPRSAPPAQPPAVAAPVTPASAPPAPSAFAGVVPSVGAAVVATPDASPAMELPDTPQIDLELSPPNATVSVDGQPAAALAAIPKPGAGKPVTLTIRAEGREDAVVKVDDTTASPLKITLKWKARAPAAPAIPTSPY, via the coding sequence ATGGCGGAGAACGTGCCCATGGACGAGGGAGGCGACGAGCCCGGGGCGCTGTCCCCTGGCATGCGCCTCGGTCGTTACGAGCTCCTCGTGGCCATCGCGCGTGGCGGCATGGCGAGGGTGTGGGCCGCGAGGCAGCACGGCCAGCGCGGCTTCACCAAGCTCGTCGCCATCAAGACGATCCTCCCGCACCTCGCGCGCGAGCCCGAGTTCGAGCGCATGTTTCTCGACGAGGCGCGCATCGCTTCGAACGTGCACCATCCGAACGTGTGCGACACCTACGAGCTCGGGGAAGAGAACGGCGTTCTCTACCTCGCGATGGAGTGGGTGAACGGCGACTCGTTGAGCCGCGTCCTCCGGCCGAACAGCGCCGAGACCCAGGTCCTCGACTACCGCGTGGTCGCGCGCATCGTCGCCGACGCGTGCGCCGGCCTTCACGCGGCCCACGAGCTCTGCGGCGAGGACGGGCGACCTCTCCAGGTCGTGCACCGCGATTTTTCCCCGCACAACATCCTCGTCTCGGCCGACGGCAACGTCAAAGTCGCCGACTTCGGCGTCGCGAAGGCGCTCGGTCAACTGCACGAGAACACCACCGCGGGACAGATCAAAGGCAAGCTCGCCTACATGGCCCCGGAGCAAGTCGCCGGCATCGTCGATCGCCGCAGCGACGTCTTCTCGGCCGGGTGCGTGCTCTACGAGGCCACGTGCGGGATCGCGCCGTTCCGCGCGGACAACGACATGCAGATCATGCACAACCTGATGTCGGGCAACTACGTGCGCCCGACGCAGCGCGTGCCCACGTACCCGGCGGGGCTCGATCGCATCGTCGCGACGGCCCTCGCCGCGGATCCGAAGCTCCGGTTCCAGACCGCCGAGCAGCTCCGCGTGGCGCTCGAGGAGTGGCTCGCTCGCTCGGGGCCCGTCGTCACCCAGGCGAACGTCGCCCAGGCGCTCCGCGCTCGCATCGGCGATCGAATCGACAGGCGGAAAGAGCGCATTCGTGCAGCGCAGGCAGCCTCTCCCACGGCCGACGACTCCCAGGCGATCTCGTCCGTCGCCCGTAGCTTCCCCGGGCCCGCGTCGGGGAGCGGCGTGCAGCTCCGAGGTGATCTCTCGTCCCCAGGATACGGGTCGCAGCCGTCGCACCCCTCGCACTTGTCGCACCCTTCGCAGGTGTCGCATCTGTCGCACGCTTCGCTCGCCGGCTACGGCCCGCCGTCGGTCGGAGCGGGCATGGGTCCGATGCCTCCGCCGGTCGCCGACGGTGACGGAAAATACAATGTTATCGGTGGAATAGCGATTGGCGCCATCGTCGCGATCGTCCTCGGGATGGGCGGCTACTTCGCCATCGTCCGGCCACGCTCCGCGCCTCCGGCCCAACCTCCCGCGGTCGCGGCTCCGGTGACTCCGGCGAGCGCACCTCCGGCCCCTTCGGCGTTCGCAGGCGTGGTGCCTTCGGTAGGCGCGGCGGTCGTCGCTACCCCCGATGCCTCCCCGGCCATGGAGCTTCCCGATACCCCTCAGATCGACCTCGAGCTTTCCCCACCGAACGCGACGGTGTCGGTCGACGGTCAGCCCGCGGCCGCCCTCGCGGCCATCCCGAAGCCGGGAGCAGGAAAGCCGGTCACCCTCACGATTCGCGCCGAGGGGCGAGAGGACGCGGTCGTGAAGGTCGACGATACGACGGCCTCTCCGCTCAAGATCACGTTGAAGTGGAAGGCTCGCGCCCCCGCCGCCCCGGCGATCCCGACGAGCCCCTATTGA
- a CDS encoding flippase-like domain-containing protein: MKKGGLTLVPADTSVFRSVKWWTVPAYAATFLAMTWFRAVRWRFLLRSFVTISKRRTFAISCIGFAAILLLPFRIGELVRPYMVRKKGAVSLSSATGSVVGERVVDGLFLSGLLAVALVTVPHLDPLPEKVVGLPIGVEHVRTSGFVMLGVFAAAFVTIFVFYFARDFARRATLAVFGVVSRRLGEKLAEIAEKLANGLHAFGNGKDAGGFLLETTIYWLINAFGMWLLAWGTGVCHADGSPITFGEAVALMGMLGVTILIPGPPGLLGVFHAGIYAGMSMYFPESVVVGAGAAYVFLLYASQLALSTLLGAYFFFTHKGEVRDAIEASESSDQDSMAPPAADR, from the coding sequence ATGAAGAAGGGGGGGCTCACGCTCGTTCCGGCCGACACGTCGGTCTTTCGGAGCGTGAAGTGGTGGACGGTCCCCGCCTACGCCGCGACGTTCCTCGCGATGACGTGGTTTCGGGCCGTACGTTGGCGCTTCTTGCTTCGGTCGTTCGTGACGATCTCGAAGCGGCGCACGTTCGCCATCTCGTGCATCGGCTTCGCCGCCATCTTGCTCTTGCCCTTCCGTATCGGTGAGCTCGTACGGCCGTACATGGTGCGGAAAAAGGGCGCCGTGAGCCTCTCCTCGGCGACCGGCTCGGTGGTCGGAGAGCGCGTGGTCGACGGGCTCTTTCTGAGCGGACTCCTCGCCGTGGCGCTCGTCACCGTCCCCCACCTCGATCCGCTTCCGGAGAAGGTGGTGGGCCTCCCCATCGGGGTCGAGCACGTTCGGACGAGCGGCTTCGTCATGCTCGGGGTCTTCGCGGCCGCCTTCGTCACGATCTTCGTCTTCTATTTCGCCCGTGATTTTGCCCGGCGCGCGACGCTCGCGGTGTTCGGCGTCGTCTCGCGCAGGCTCGGAGAGAAGCTCGCCGAGATCGCCGAGAAGCTCGCGAACGGCCTGCACGCGTTCGGCAACGGCAAGGACGCCGGGGGCTTCCTCCTCGAGACCACCATCTACTGGCTCATCAACGCGTTCGGCATGTGGCTGCTCGCGTGGGGCACCGGGGTCTGCCACGCGGACGGCTCTCCCATTACGTTCGGCGAGGCCGTCGCGCTCATGGGCATGTTGGGCGTGACCATCCTGATCCCAGGGCCGCCCGGCCTGCTCGGCGTCTTCCACGCCGGCATCTACGCGGGCATGTCGATGTACTTCCCGGAGAGCGTGGTCGTGGGCGCCGGAGCCGCCTACGTGTTCCTGCTCTACGCCTCGCAGCTCGCCCTGAGCACCCTCCTCGGCGCCTACTTCTTCTTCACCCACAAGGGCGAGGTCCGGGACGCGATCGAGGCGAGCGAGAGCTCGGATCAAGACAGCATGGCTCCCCCCGCCGCCGACCGCTAG
- a CDS encoding sel1 repeat family protein, with protein MRSVVVGGIGLVALASALVGCGGPAGAVGEAVRPKAATGHEAMGEANIAACAKAVAGEPLVVDLKSNERSDLEVAIKDGVAVVSFDCKNLKILKGCSAPGSYRFAGVTRKEDVVRMTNADELAANLPLTGAQLAGEMKRGSTLDLALVTVGKKRTTASEITRPELTGGGTCDSATHVVRGVYVGAFALATGTEGEVKAVAQIFGAGTSAQSSSAKKTEARDGDLEACRKSSPDASEPPAQCAAVTRLELVPIVAAKKTAEESKQQEAQADTPACPSGFTWGGTKCVSGKAAQKACDRETGTPEECAAACNAGNAESCFNLAVYASEPARTITEPGGKTRTTRFASPNPDLAMLEKACALGHGVSCSRAANTYVSKAYAPKATDAERAKAGESATKLHTAGCNLGEPHSCVALAEAFDPSSAERPGTTKSADKHLAFTRRACDLGLGYACGRLGDMHRDGKGGAKEDSKLAIEAYERQCSSGGFSDGDGCYKIGAIYANGKGLPADKDKALTHLERACNLHSMFACMAGRELALESKDTTRARSFLERGCTKDVRGWDTCLALGEAYEKGQLGLQKDFAKAAESYELGCAKGACKRAGDLYKSGGQGLSPSPDKALHAYTQGCNFFGDSQACVGVEAVLKTKSKPELVEFYTLRCESRGDARACVKLKAAGGTPKDETVKRYAEYAQTQCQKLHYGDECKLWKDLGGSPTAKELAQPTREAEEKKRADEAKKAAGTKAKK; from the coding sequence ATGCGTTCTGTCGTCGTCGGAGGGATCGGCTTGGTTGCGCTCGCGAGCGCGCTCGTGGGCTGCGGAGGCCCGGCAGGTGCCGTGGGAGAGGCCGTCCGGCCCAAGGCCGCCACGGGGCACGAGGCCATGGGCGAGGCCAACATCGCGGCGTGCGCCAAGGCGGTGGCCGGAGAGCCGCTCGTCGTCGACCTCAAGTCGAACGAGCGCTCGGACCTCGAGGTCGCCATCAAGGACGGCGTCGCGGTCGTGAGCTTCGACTGCAAAAACCTAAAGATTCTCAAGGGTTGCAGCGCACCCGGCAGCTACCGATTCGCCGGCGTCACGCGCAAAGAAGACGTCGTCCGGATGACGAACGCGGACGAGCTCGCGGCGAACCTGCCGCTCACCGGCGCGCAGCTCGCGGGCGAGATGAAGCGTGGCTCGACCCTCGACCTCGCGCTCGTGACCGTGGGCAAGAAGCGCACGACCGCGAGCGAGATCACGCGTCCCGAGCTCACCGGCGGCGGCACGTGCGACTCGGCGACGCACGTCGTGCGCGGCGTCTACGTGGGCGCGTTCGCGCTCGCGACGGGCACCGAGGGCGAGGTCAAAGCCGTGGCGCAGATCTTCGGGGCCGGAACGAGCGCGCAGAGCTCGTCGGCCAAGAAGACCGAGGCGCGCGACGGCGACCTCGAGGCGTGCCGAAAGTCGTCCCCCGACGCGAGCGAGCCTCCGGCCCAGTGCGCGGCCGTGACACGGCTCGAGCTCGTCCCGATCGTGGCCGCGAAGAAGACGGCCGAGGAGTCGAAACAGCAAGAGGCGCAGGCCGACACCCCCGCGTGCCCATCGGGTTTCACGTGGGGAGGCACGAAGTGCGTCTCGGGCAAGGCCGCCCAGAAGGCGTGCGACCGCGAAACCGGCACCCCGGAGGAGTGCGCCGCGGCCTGCAACGCCGGCAACGCCGAGAGCTGCTTCAACCTCGCCGTCTACGCGTCCGAGCCCGCGCGCACGATCACCGAGCCCGGCGGCAAGACGCGGACGACGCGCTTCGCCTCGCCGAACCCCGATCTCGCGATGCTCGAGAAGGCGTGCGCGCTCGGCCACGGGGTCTCGTGCAGCCGCGCCGCCAACACGTACGTCTCGAAGGCGTACGCCCCGAAGGCCACCGACGCTGAGCGCGCCAAGGCCGGAGAGAGCGCGACGAAGCTCCACACCGCCGGCTGCAACCTCGGCGAGCCGCACTCGTGCGTCGCTCTGGCGGAGGCCTTCGATCCGAGCAGCGCGGAGCGACCGGGCACGACGAAGAGCGCGGACAAGCACCTCGCGTTCACGCGCAGGGCCTGCGATCTCGGGCTCGGCTACGCGTGCGGGCGCCTGGGCGACATGCACCGCGACGGCAAGGGCGGCGCCAAAGAAGACTCGAAGCTCGCGATCGAGGCCTACGAGCGCCAATGCTCGTCGGGCGGGTTCTCCGACGGCGACGGCTGTTACAAAATCGGCGCGATCTACGCGAACGGCAAGGGGCTCCCGGCCGACAAGGACAAGGCCCTCACGCACCTCGAGCGCGCGTGCAACCTGCACAGCATGTTCGCCTGCATGGCCGGGCGGGAGCTCGCCCTCGAGTCGAAAGACACGACCCGCGCGCGGTCGTTCCTCGAGCGCGGCTGCACCAAAGACGTGCGCGGCTGGGACACCTGCCTCGCGCTCGGGGAGGCGTACGAGAAGGGCCAGCTCGGCCTCCAGAAAGACTTCGCGAAGGCCGCCGAGTCCTACGAGCTCGGGTGCGCCAAAGGGGCCTGCAAACGCGCCGGTGACCTCTACAAGTCGGGCGGTCAGGGCCTCAGCCCGTCCCCCGACAAGGCCCTCCACGCCTACACCCAGGGCTGCAACTTCTTCGGAGATTCGCAGGCCTGCGTCGGCGTCGAGGCCGTGCTCAAGACGAAGAGCAAGCCGGAGCTCGTCGAGTTCTACACCCTTCGGTGCGAAAGCCGAGGAGATGCGCGGGCTTGCGTGAAGCTCAAGGCGGCCGGAGGCACCCCCAAAGACGAGACGGTCAAGCGCTACGCCGAGTACGCCCAGACCCAGTGCCAAAAGCTCCACTACGGCGACGAGTGCAAGCTCTGGAAGGACCTCGGGGGGAGCCCGACGGCCAAAGAGCTCGCCCAGCCGACGCGCGAGGCGGAGGAGAAGAAGCGGGCCGACGAGGCCAAGAAGGCCGCTGGAACGAAGGCGAAGAAGTAG
- a CDS encoding protein tyrosine phosphatase has product MRGFIDLHCHWIPGIDDGARTVDEGVAMLERLHTAGFDTVVATPHTRPGMFENDATGLRDAFEAAVPAIRAAARGALPSLALASEHFFDDVVYARLREGHVLPYPPLPGRPYKRVRPILVELSPRAFPPQLQARFFDFRKAGLSAVLAHPERYQPVWDDDRCLDALIDAGAQLLLDVCALVGKYGSKPQRIAEKLLDEGAYSAACSDAHRPEDVEVTERAIERLAAIGGPDEVDRMLRRGPTTILDGRGAIAS; this is encoded by the coding sequence ATGAGGGGCTTCATCGACCTTCATTGCCACTGGATCCCCGGGATCGACGACGGCGCACGTACGGTCGACGAGGGGGTCGCCATGCTCGAGCGGCTCCATACGGCGGGGTTCGACACGGTGGTGGCCACGCCACACACGAGGCCGGGCATGTTCGAGAACGACGCGACGGGCCTGCGCGACGCGTTCGAGGCCGCCGTCCCGGCGATCCGAGCGGCGGCCCGCGGCGCGCTCCCGTCCCTCGCGCTGGCGAGCGAGCACTTCTTCGACGACGTGGTCTACGCGCGCCTCCGCGAGGGCCACGTCCTCCCCTACCCGCCCCTCCCGGGTCGCCCGTACAAGCGCGTGCGACCGATCCTGGTCGAGCTCTCGCCGCGGGCGTTTCCACCGCAGCTCCAAGCGCGATTCTTCGACTTCCGCAAAGCGGGGCTCTCGGCCGTGCTCGCCCACCCCGAACGCTACCAGCCCGTGTGGGACGACGATCGCTGCCTCGACGCGCTCATCGACGCCGGCGCTCAGCTCCTCCTCGACGTGTGCGCCCTTGTCGGAAAGTATGGCTCGAAGCCTCAGCGGATCGCCGAAAAATTACTCGACGAGGGTGCGTACTCCGCCGCATGCTCCGATGCGCATCGCCCCGAGGACGTCGAGGTGACCGAGCGAGCCATCGAGCGGCTCGCCGCGATCGGGGGGCCCGACGAGGTCGATCGGATGCTTCGTCGGGGCCCGACCACGATCCTCGACGGGCGCGGCGCCATCGCCTCGTGA
- a CDS encoding nucleotide sugar dehydrogenase has protein sequence MAEKIAIIGLGYVGLPVALAFAKAFPGTVGFDIHKEKVAELARGYDRNHEVSEEELKANPLKITSNPEDLKGTTFFVVAVPTPVDQNNVPDLTPVVKSSETVGRALTKGAVVVYESTVYPGVTEDICGPILERVSGLARSDFKLGYSPERINPGDKEHTLERITKVVSGEDGPTLERVAAAYGAIIHAGIHKAQSIKVAEAAKVIENTQRDLNIALVNELSIIFDRIGIRTADVLAAAATKWNFLKFRPGLVGGHCIGVDPYYLTTKAQELGYQPEVILAGRRINNHMSAHIAQKTVKMLINADRPVKGAKVGVLGLTFKEDCNDLRNSKVPDILKELATFGIDAIIHDPIASAPEAVHEYGLTLSPIEAFKDLDAVILAVSHKEFLALGQAHIEGLVHEGGVLVDVKSVLEPTKVSRKLHYWSV, from the coding sequence ATGGCAGAGAAGATCGCGATCATCGGGCTGGGTTACGTTGGGCTTCCCGTCGCGCTGGCGTTCGCGAAGGCCTTTCCCGGCACCGTCGGGTTCGACATCCACAAGGAGAAGGTCGCCGAGCTCGCCCGCGGGTACGACCGCAACCACGAGGTCTCCGAAGAGGAGCTCAAGGCGAACCCTCTCAAAATCACGAGCAACCCCGAGGACTTGAAGGGCACCACGTTCTTCGTCGTGGCCGTGCCGACGCCCGTCGACCAGAACAACGTGCCCGACCTCACGCCCGTCGTGAAGTCGTCGGAGACCGTGGGGCGCGCGCTCACGAAGGGCGCGGTCGTCGTCTACGAGTCGACCGTGTACCCCGGCGTGACGGAGGACATCTGCGGCCCCATCCTCGAGCGTGTCTCGGGCCTCGCGCGCAGCGATTTCAAGCTCGGCTACTCGCCCGAGCGCATCAACCCGGGTGACAAGGAGCACACGCTCGAGCGCATCACCAAGGTCGTCTCGGGCGAGGACGGCCCCACCCTCGAGCGCGTCGCCGCCGCCTACGGCGCGATCATCCACGCCGGCATCCACAAGGCCCAGTCGATCAAGGTGGCCGAGGCCGCGAAGGTCATCGAGAACACGCAGCGCGACCTCAACATCGCCCTGGTGAACGAGCTGTCGATCATCTTCGATCGCATCGGGATCCGCACCGCCGACGTGCTCGCCGCCGCCGCGACGAAATGGAACTTCCTCAAGTTCCGCCCGGGCCTCGTCGGAGGTCACTGCATCGGCGTCGACCCGTACTACCTCACCACCAAGGCGCAAGAGCTCGGCTACCAGCCCGAGGTCATCCTCGCGGGGCGGCGCATCAACAACCACATGAGCGCCCACATCGCCCAGAAGACGGTGAAGATGCTCATCAACGCCGATCGCCCGGTGAAGGGAGCCAAGGTCGGCGTGCTCGGGCTCACGTTCAAGGAAGACTGCAACGATCTCCGGAACAGCAAGGTCCCGGACATCCTGAAGGAGCTCGCGACCTTCGGCATCGACGCGATCATCCACGACCCGATCGCGAGCGCGCCCGAGGCCGTGCACGAGTACGGGCTCACGCTCTCGCCGATCGAGGCGTTCAAGGACCTCGACGCGGTCATCCTCGCCGTGAGCCACAAAGAGTTCCTCGCGCTCGGGCAGGCCCACATCGAAGGGCTCGTGCACGAAGGGGGCGTCCTCGTCGACGTGAAGAGCGTCCTCGAGCCCACGAAGGTCTCGCGGAAGCTGCATTACTGGAGCGTGTAG